In Arachis hypogaea cultivar Tifrunner chromosome 17, arahy.Tifrunner.gnm2.J5K5, whole genome shotgun sequence, a single window of DNA contains:
- the LOC140180982 gene encoding uncharacterized protein, producing MLAIEGSIQPKRDKGPNITISFNQTDFRTPSPNLDDPVVISIQIGELLVRKTLLDPGSSADVLFYSTFTKMKLSEKLIQPSSGELIGFSGERVPIMGHIWLKTTMGEIPMSKSIDIQYLIVDCYSPYNIIFGRPALNIFRAVVSTLHLCVKFPVQENKIATVYADHQEARQCYNASLKAIPTKQEARPQVQAIRTSANTATLADLDPREDLGERPRPMDNLQQVTLTADDKQYTYVGEALEGADRAKLIHILRKNADLFAWTPDDMPGINPEVICHKLAIDKTVRPVAQKKRNLGEEKKQAALEETQKLLNAGFIREIRFTTWLSNVVKNTGATYQRLMDKVFQQQIGRNMEVYVDDMVAKTPMQGSHCDDLVEIFKQLREYNMRLNPEKCAFGVQGGNFLGFMLTSRGIEANPEKCKAVLDMTSPKTVKEVQQLAERIAALSRFLPAVANRSYHFFQTFSKGKKFTWTDECESCFTELKQLLTSPPILQKPETGKPLCLYLSVSNHAISSVLVTETGRKQSPVYFIRRILQPTETRYPKIEQLALALITTARRLRHYFQSHTIIVRTDQPLRQILTRPELAGRLIKWSVELSEFDIQYEPRRTLKSQVLADFISEMTNKTQNTEVSWSIHVDGASNKEGSGAGILLKEGNKVVAEQSL from the coding sequence ATGCTAGCAATTGAAGGAAGCATACAACCAAAGAGGGACAAAGGCCCAAACATCACCATATCCTTCAACCAAACAGACTTCAGAACACCAAGTCCTAACCTCGACGACCCTGTGGTAATCTCTATACAGATCGGAGAGCTATTGGTAAGAAAAACGTTACTGGACCCAGGTAGTAGTGctgatgttttattttattctacctTCACAAAAATGAAGTTATCAGAAAAACTGATACAGCCCTCCTCGGGAGAGCTAATTGGGTTCTCTGGAGAGAGAGTCCCCATCATGGGACACATATGGCTAAAAACCACAATGGGAGAAATCCCTATGTCGAAATCGATTGATATTCAATATTTAATAGTGGACTGTTACAGCCCTTATAACATTATATTCGGGAGACCCGCCCTGAATATATTCAGAGCGGTGGTGTCCACATTACATCTGTGTGTTAAGTTCCCAGTGCAGGAAAACAAAATAGCTACAGTATACGCCGATCATCAAGAAGCTCGGCAGTGTTACAACGCGAGCCTAAAAGCGATTCCAACAAAACAGGAAGCTAGGCCCCAGGTTCAGGCAATCCGCACTTCAGCCAACACAGCGACACTAGCCGACCTAGACCCAAGGGAAGACCTCGGCGAAAGACCTCGGCCAATGGACAATCTTCAACAAGTAACACTAACAGCAGACGACAAACAATACACATACGTTGGAGAAGCATTAGAAGGGGCAGACCGAGCAAAACTCATTCACATACTGCGTAAGAACGCCGACCTTTTCGCATGGACACCAGATGACATGCCCGGAATAAACCCAGAAGTCATCTGCCACAAGTTAGCAATTGATAAAACAGTCCGACCAGTTGCACAGAAGAAAAGGAACCTCGGAGAGGAAAAAAAACAAGCAGCACTCGAAGAAACACAGAAGCTCCTCAACGCTGGTTTCATTAGAGAAATTCGCTTCACCACATGGTTGTCCAACGTGGTAAAGAATACAGGTGCAACATATCAAAGGCTAATGGATAAAGTATTCCAACAGCAGATAGGCCGCAATatggaggtctacgtggatgaTATGGTAGCAAAGACACCTATGCAAGGGTCACACTGTGACGACCtagtagaaatcttcaaacaactcCGAGAATataacatgagactcaacccaGAAAAATGTGCATTCGGAGTACAAGGAGGGAATTTCCTTGGATTCATGTTGACATCTCGAGGCATCGAGGCCAACCCAGAAAAATGCAAGGCCGTACTAGACATGACAAGCCCAAAAACGGTGAAGGAAGTCCAGCAACTTGCAGAACGAATAGCTGCCTTATCACGTTTCCTACCTGCAGTAGCAAACCGATCTTATCATTTTTTCCAGACATTTTCTAAAGGCAAGAAATTCACATGGACAGACGAGTGCGAGAGCTGCTTCACCGAGCTCAAACAGCTCCTAACATCACCACCAATCCTCCAAAAACCAGAGACAGGTAAGCCATTATGTTTATATCTATCGGTATCTAATCATGCTATAAGCTCGGTTTTAGTAACAGAAACAGGAAGAAAGCAAAGCCCAGTATACTTTATCAGAAGGATACTGCAACCAACAGAAACAAGGTACCCGAAGATAGAACAGTTGGCATTAGCATTAATCACCACTGCAAGAAGGCTACGACATTATTTCCAAAGCCACACAATTATAGTACGAACAGACCAACCGCTGAGGCAGATATTGACCAGACCCGAGCTCGCTGGCAGATTGATCAAATGGTCGGTCGAACTCTCCGAGTTCGATATTCAGTACGAACCGAGGCGAACACTAAAGTCACAAGTGCTAGCCGACTTTATATCGGAGATGACCAATAAGACACAAAATACAGAGGTCAGTTGGAGCATACATGTGGATGGAGCATCAAACAAAGAGGGCAGTGGAGCTGGGATACTACTTAAGGAAGGAAACAAAGTGGTGGCCGAGCAGTCACTGTAG
- the LOC112766114 gene encoding zinc finger protein ZAT2-like: MNNIVDNSSWAHSGSPNTGRACVVTVGVDVAASSSSSCDHLIRRRNPRKKITKLMRVMEEGVKVKGKGGCKKPDPEAPKITRPCTECGKRFWSWKALFGHMRCHPERHWRGINPPRTLIRPPPQEDVGVTFTPEDHEVAACLLLLASGKGKERGNDDYDNIVVDNVVDEEEQEQEQERFECSSFNNALGGGHNCSITAPSPTPVDLHQQHHHCSLDLRLGLN, encoded by the coding sequence ATGAACAACATCGTCGACAACTCCTCCTGGGCTCATTCTGGTTCTCCCAACACAGGTCGTGCATGCGTGGTTACGGTTGGTGTTGATGTTGCGGCTTCGTCTTCTTCGTCGTGTGATCATCTTATTCGGAGGCGCAACCCTAGAAAGAAGATCACAAAATTGATGAGGGTAATGGAGGAAGGGGTGAAGGTCAAGGGGAAGGGTGGTTGCAAGAAGCCAGACCCTGAGGCCCCAAAGATCACCCGTCCCTGCACCGAGTGCGGCAAGAGGTTCTGGTCCTGGAAGGCTCTCTTCGGCCACATGCGCTGCCACCCAGAGCGCCACTGGCGAGGGATCAATCCTCCCCGCACCCTCATCAGACCACCACCGCAAGAAGACGTGGGCGTCACCTTCACCCCGGAGGACCACGAGGTTGCGGCGTGTCTACTGTTGCTGGCGAGTGGGAAGGGGAAGGAGAGGGGCAATGATGACTACGACAACATAGTAGTGGACAACGTGGTGGACGAGgaggaacaagaacaagaacaggaGCGGTTCGAGTGCTCCAGTTTCAACAACGCACTTGGAGGAGGCCATAACTGTAGCATAACTGCACCCTCCCCCACCCCCGTTGACCTCCATCAACAACACCACCATTGCTCTTTGGATTTGAGGTTGGGTCTTAATTAG